In a genomic window of Nodosilinea sp. E11:
- a CDS encoding VOC family protein — protein sequence MQKVVPCLWFSGDAEDAAQFYVSLLPGSSIDRVLKSPTDTPSGPADTVLTVEFTLAGVKYMGLNGGPQVPFTEAVSFQIYCDDQAEVDRLWAALADGGSEVACGWIEDRWGLSWQIVPTRLIELLNDSDRERARRAQEAMMQMVKIDIAEIERAADEQN from the coding sequence ATGCAGAAAGTTGTTCCCTGTCTATGGTTTAGTGGCGACGCCGAAGACGCCGCACAGTTTTATGTTTCGCTGCTTCCCGGTTCGAGCATCGACCGAGTCTTGAAATCGCCGACTGACACACCGAGCGGGCCTGCCGATACCGTGCTGACCGTCGAATTTACGTTGGCAGGGGTGAAATATATGGGGCTAAACGGCGGCCCGCAGGTTCCATTTACTGAAGCCGTGTCGTTCCAGATCTACTGCGACGATCAGGCTGAAGTTGACAGGCTATGGGCTGCCCTTGCGGATGGTGGCTCAGAAGTTGCCTGTGGCTGGATCGAAGATCGCTGGGGGCTTTCCTGGCAGATCGTTCCAACCCGACTGATCGAATTGCTTAATGATTCTGACCGGGAACGCGCTCGACGAGCCCAGGAGGCCATGATGCAGATGGTCAAGATTGACATCGCCGAGATTGAGCGGGCTGCCGACGAGCAGAATTAG
- a CDS encoding VOC family protein produces the protein MIDHVGINVSNFEKSKAFYAKALAPLGYQFLSEFSASPTNSAAGLFGVEGNPDFWVGQGDVNTPRLHIAFRAESHEVVQAFYTAALEAGGQDNGAPGLRTHYHPNYYGAFVLDPDGHNIEAVCHGPS, from the coding sequence ATGATTGATCATGTTGGCATCAACGTTAGCAATTTTGAGAAAAGTAAAGCGTTTTATGCGAAGGCTTTAGCCCCCCTGGGTTATCAATTTTTAAGCGAGTTTAGTGCCTCTCCTACTAACTCTGCCGCAGGTCTTTTTGGTGTAGAAGGGAATCCAGATTTTTGGGTTGGCCAAGGAGATGTCAATACCCCTCGACTTCATATTGCTTTTCGGGCCGAAAGCCATGAGGTAGTGCAGGCATTTTACACCGCTGCGTTAGAAGCAGGGGGACAAGATAACGGTGCTCCGGGTCTACGAACTCACTACCACCCCAATTATTATGGTGCCTTTGTCTTAGATCCCGATGGACACAACATTGAGGCTGTGTGCCATGGGCCTAGTTGA
- the arr gene encoding NAD(+)--rifampin ADP-ribosyltransferase: protein MNPGILSTTGTPQTQRFYHGTRAELKLGDLIKPSHLPDVGERDRMTPYVYLTPNLDAAIWEAELAIGDGPGRVYRVEPTGQIEDTSNLIDYQSPGHPSMSWRSPEPLRVTGEVTDWPLYHGTRANLKPGDLIQPGYVPNFGNRDRTTPHVYLTRTLDAATWGAELAVGEGPGRIYLVEPTGPIEEDPNLTNQKFRGNPTKSFRSREPLRVTGEITDWQGHSPEAVNAMKDGLARLERLGVEPIDD, encoded by the coding sequence ATGAACCCAGGCATTCTTAGCACCACCGGCACCCCGCAGACGCAGCGGTTTTACCATGGCACACGGGCTGAGCTGAAGCTAGGAGATCTGATCAAGCCCAGCCATCTTCCAGACGTTGGTGAGCGGGACAGGATGACGCCCTATGTCTACCTGACTCCAAATCTGGATGCAGCTATATGGGAGGCAGAACTTGCGATCGGCGACGGTCCCGGCAGAGTTTACAGAGTAGAGCCGACTGGTCAAATTGAAGATACCTCCAACCTGATCGATTACCAGTCTCCTGGACATCCGTCGATGTCATGGCGCTCCCCCGAGCCGTTGCGGGTTACAGGCGAGGTTACGGATTGGCCGCTTTACCACGGCACTCGGGCTAATCTAAAACCAGGGGATTTGATTCAGCCAGGTTACGTCCCCAACTTCGGCAATAGGGACAGGACCACCCCCCATGTCTATCTTACCCGCACGCTGGATGCCGCCACCTGGGGAGCGGAGCTAGCGGTCGGTGAAGGTCCCGGCAGAATTTACCTCGTGGAACCGACCGGCCCAATTGAAGAAGACCCCAACCTGACCAATCAGAAGTTTCGGGGCAATCCGACCAAGTCATTTCGATCGCGTGAGCCGCTGAGGGTTACAGGCGAGATCACCGATTGGCAGGGGCACTCGCCGGAAGCGGTAAACGCTATGAAGGATGGTCTAGCACGGCTTGAGCGCCTGGGGGTTGAGCCGATAGACGACTGA
- a CDS encoding phytanoyl-CoA dioxygenase, producing the protein MSLTNQQIEQFINDGYVKVEQAFPRQLADQCREILWADVGCAPEDKSTWQKPVVWLGEYAQAPFVEAANTPQLHRAFDQLVGEGNWQPRRSLGSFPVRFPTNEDTGDTGWHVDASFAGKDSDPNDFMSYRINVYSRDRALLMLFLFSDVGEQSAPTRIRASSHREVAQILAPAGEEGLSFAQLSAQLSATTQCPEVFATGEAGIVYLCHPFLVHAAQINRESQPRFMAQPPLFAARPFELTGKSPSSYVPVERAIRNALETLGDENS; encoded by the coding sequence ATGAGCCTAACAAATCAGCAAATTGAACAATTTATCAACGATGGCTACGTGAAGGTCGAGCAGGCGTTCCCTCGTCAACTCGCCGACCAGTGCCGAGAAATTCTTTGGGCCGATGTTGGCTGCGCTCCTGAGGACAAGTCGACCTGGCAGAAGCCCGTAGTCTGGCTGGGGGAATATGCTCAGGCACCGTTTGTAGAGGCCGCTAACACCCCTCAACTGCATCGGGCTTTCGATCAACTGGTGGGTGAGGGAAACTGGCAGCCGAGGCGCAGTTTAGGGTCTTTTCCGGTGCGATTTCCGACGAACGAAGACACTGGGGATACCGGTTGGCATGTGGATGCCAGCTTTGCGGGTAAAGACTCAGACCCTAACGATTTTATGTCGTACCGCATCAACGTGTATTCCCGCGATCGCGCCCTTTTAATGCTGTTTCTGTTTTCAGATGTGGGTGAGCAGAGTGCCCCCACCCGAATCCGAGCTAGCTCGCATCGTGAAGTAGCTCAGATTCTCGCACCTGCTGGAGAAGAAGGGTTATCGTTTGCCCAGCTGAGTGCCCAACTGAGTGCTACGACGCAGTGCCCTGAAGTATTCGCCACAGGGGAAGCAGGGATAGTCTACCTCTGCCACCCGTTCCTAGTTCATGCTGCTCAGATCAACCGTGAATCTCAACCTCGATTCATGGCTCAACCACCTCTTTTTGCAGCTAGACCATTTGAGCTTACGGGTAAATCGCCCTCCTCCTATGTTCCCGTTGAGCGAGCTATTCGCAACGCTCTGGAAACATTAGGTGACGAAAATAGCTGA
- a CDS encoding type 1 glutamine amidotransferase family protein encodes MEKQIVYLFVFDTLADWETGYAIAAINNPAHQKHPGRYGVQTLGLTSDPITTIGGMTILPDVSLDEVEAGAMLILPGGEAWDEGKNTQILETAKAFLQAGIPIAAICGATAGLARAGLLDDRPHTSNAAEYLQATGYRGAAHYQSQPVVTADNVITANSTAPIEFAYHIFKALDLYDEPVLDAWFGLFKTGDPAYYFTLQQLTTPPQP; translated from the coding sequence ATGGAAAAACAGATTGTTTATCTTTTTGTGTTCGATACCCTGGCCGATTGGGAGACGGGTTATGCGATCGCAGCCATCAACAACCCAGCCCACCAAAAACATCCCGGACGCTACGGCGTACAAACGTTGGGGCTAACCAGTGACCCCATCACCACCATCGGCGGCATGACTATTCTGCCCGATGTATCCCTAGATGAAGTGGAGGCCGGTGCCATGCTGATTTTGCCCGGTGGGGAAGCCTGGGATGAGGGCAAAAATACCCAGATCTTAGAAACAGCCAAGGCTTTTCTACAAGCAGGCATCCCTATCGCAGCAATCTGTGGAGCGACCGCCGGACTGGCCCGCGCCGGGCTTCTAGATGACAGACCCCATACCAGCAATGCTGCCGAATACCTGCAAGCCACCGGCTATCGAGGTGCAGCCCATTACCAAAGCCAGCCTGTCGTCACCGCCGACAACGTGATTACAGCCAATTCAACGGCTCCCATCGAATTTGCCTACCACATCTTTAAAGCGCTCGATCTGTACGACGAGCCCGTTTTAGACGCCTGGTTTGGCCTCTTTAAGACCGGTGATCCGGCTTACTATTTCACGCTACAGCAGCTCACCACCCCACCTCAACCTTAG
- a CDS encoding DUF3703 domain-containing protein: protein MKAIIRQHFESELARAKSATAEQDFEAAWTALQRAHLLGQRDAIAHTIAHWHMFTLAWQQQDFKEIKGQLMPTLLAFPLTLLLGQVRQLRGGKANPNYVDNSSIPEDIQQLLQQ from the coding sequence ATGAAAGCAATTATCCGGCAACACTTTGAATCAGAACTTGCTAGGGCAAAATCGGCCACGGCAGAGCAAGACTTTGAAGCGGCTTGGACGGCTCTCCAGCGGGCTCACCTGCTGGGTCAGAGAGATGCGATCGCTCACACCATTGCCCACTGGCACATGTTCACCCTGGCCTGGCAACAACAGGATTTCAAGGAAATAAAAGGACAACTCATGCCGACCTTGCTGGCTTTTCCTCTCACACTTCTGCTTGGGCAAGTAAGACAGTTAAGAGGCGGTAAGGCTAATCCTAATTATGTGGACAATAGTTCAATTCCTGAGGACATTCAGCAGCTTCTACAGCAGTAA
- a CDS encoding helix-turn-helix transcriptional regulator: MARVSESVTVLNHREANPAEGLLPRPAVWSSRGWDDIHLELYQQPKFATAEHQHTLHAIAIGLPNAATNPTGYRWLDGQRQREERPQHGLAIIPAGVAHRCSWDSEAQFMVLALEPALLQHVGQDWVNPDRIQLLPQFMDTADSFIQSLVLALKAEVVSGGLGSSLLVDNLKTSLAIHLLRDYCVTQPRLSSIAGGLSKTKRKQVKEYVDANLHQELKLVELAAIAQISPAYFARSFKQSEGLSPHQYILQRRVEQAQVLLRHSELSLAEIAVRVGFCDQSHLTRCFKRLVGVTPTQFRQR; the protein is encoded by the coding sequence ATGGCGCGCGTGTCAGAGTCCGTTACTGTGCTCAATCACCGAGAGGCTAACCCAGCTGAAGGGTTGCTGCCTCGACCAGCGGTGTGGTCTAGCAGGGGATGGGACGACATTCACCTGGAGCTATACCAACAGCCCAAATTCGCTACGGCAGAGCATCAGCATACCCTGCACGCGATCGCGATCGGTCTCCCCAATGCTGCTACCAACCCCACGGGCTATCGCTGGCTCGACGGCCAGCGCCAGCGGGAAGAACGCCCCCAACACGGCCTCGCCATCATTCCCGCTGGCGTTGCTCACCGCTGTAGCTGGGATAGTGAAGCTCAGTTCATGGTGCTGGCGCTGGAACCAGCTCTGCTTCAGCACGTGGGGCAAGATTGGGTGAACCCCGATCGCATTCAGCTTCTGCCTCAGTTTATGGATACGGCAGACAGCTTCATTCAAAGCCTGGTCTTAGCGCTGAAGGCGGAAGTGGTATCGGGAGGGCTGGGCAGTTCCTTGCTGGTGGATAATCTGAAAACTTCGCTGGCCATTCATCTGCTGCGTGACTACTGTGTGACTCAGCCCCGGCTCTCTAGCATTGCCGGTGGACTCTCCAAAACAAAGCGAAAGCAGGTCAAGGAGTATGTTGATGCCAATCTGCATCAGGAGTTGAAACTGGTGGAATTGGCTGCGATCGCCCAAATTAGTCCGGCTTACTTTGCCCGTTCGTTCAAGCAAAGTGAAGGGCTCTCACCCCATCAATACATCTTGCAGCGGCGGGTAGAACAGGCCCAGGTTTTGCTGCGCCACAGCGAACTCAGCCTGGCAGAAATTGCCGTCAGGGTCGGCTTTTGCGATCAGAGCCATCTGACACGGTGCTTTAAGCGCTTAGTGGGTGTCACTCCAACTCAGTTTCGTCAACGTTAA
- a CDS encoding cupin domain-containing protein, translating into MNELEWKEAHHSEHYTGWSKRLTPSMNSRQGHIGVVVERLKPKSLSCPLHYHVHEDEFCLILKGKALLRYGETTVEMNEGDAISFPRGERIAHQFYNHTNETVDILMMGENLPYDACYYPDSDKWLSRSIPGVGKFEATDYWTDEPDIPVMKAPSSP; encoded by the coding sequence ATGAACGAACTAGAGTGGAAAGAGGCCCACCACTCCGAACATTACACCGGCTGGTCTAAACGGCTAACGCCCTCAATGAATAGCCGACAGGGTCACATTGGGGTTGTGGTTGAACGGCTCAAACCCAAAAGCCTATCCTGTCCACTTCATTACCATGTCCATGAAGACGAATTTTGCCTAATTCTTAAAGGCAAGGCCCTGTTGCGGTACGGCGAGACTACCGTTGAAATGAACGAAGGTGACGCCATCTCATTCCCTCGCGGAGAGCGGATCGCCCATCAGTTTTACAACCACACCAACGAGACAGTTGATATTTTGATGATGGGTGAGAATCTTCCCTATGATGCTTGCTATTACCCTGATTCCGACAAATGGCTGTCGCGGTCTATTCCTGGGGTTGGTAAGTTCGAAGCCACTGACTACTGGACCGATGAGCCCGATATTCCAGTCATGAAAGCTCCTTCATCACCATAG
- a CDS encoding VOC family protein, producing METQEVYRGRLIDHIQLVVQDLAASQTFYTAIFDALNIPMGGTGDGFFWADELFVSTSNSEAAQGILTGRHHLAFQARDRAMVDAFYQAALAHGGRDNGAPGERGYHPGYYAAFVLDPDGNNIEAVYHGEANRSTPAVRITF from the coding sequence ATGGAAACTCAGGAAGTGTATCGCGGTCGTTTGATCGACCACATTCAGCTAGTCGTGCAAGACCTTGCCGCCAGTCAGACATTCTACACAGCGATCTTCGATGCCCTGAATATTCCGATGGGCGGCACCGGTGATGGATTCTTTTGGGCGGATGAGCTGTTCGTTTCAACCTCCAACAGTGAAGCTGCGCAGGGGATACTCACCGGACGCCATCACTTAGCGTTTCAGGCCCGCGATCGCGCCATGGTAGACGCGTTTTATCAAGCGGCTCTGGCTCACGGCGGTAGAGATAACGGTGCCCCTGGAGAGCGCGGGTACCACCCAGGCTATTACGCCGCCTTTGTTCTAGATCCTGACGGTAACAACATTGAAGCTGTTTACCATGGCGAAGCGAATCGCAGCACACCTGCCGTACGCATCACGTTCTAG
- a CDS encoding YciI family protein produces the protein MKVMVLVKATSDSEAGVMPTEAMLTEMGQFNEELVNAGIMLAGEGLHPSSKGVRVQFSGKNRTVTDGPFTETKELIAGFWIWQVPSMADAIAWVKRSPFQDGEVETRPVFADEDFGEAFTPELREQENRLRVEMERQSSS, from the coding sequence ATGAAAGTTATGGTTCTCGTCAAAGCCACCTCCGACTCTGAAGCGGGGGTTATGCCCACCGAAGCGATGCTGACCGAAATGGGCCAGTTCAACGAAGAACTGGTCAACGCCGGAATAATGCTGGCTGGTGAAGGACTACATCCCAGTTCTAAGGGAGTGCGGGTGCAGTTTTCTGGCAAAAACCGCACTGTTACCGATGGCCCCTTTACCGAAACCAAGGAACTGATTGCTGGCTTCTGGATTTGGCAGGTGCCGTCGATGGCAGACGCGATCGCCTGGGTCAAGCGCAGCCCCTTTCAGGACGGCGAAGTCGAAACTCGCCCCGTTTTTGCCGATGAAGACTTTGGCGAAGCGTTTACCCCAGAACTGCGGGAGCAGGAAAACCGCCTGCGGGTCGAAATGGAACGGCAGAGTTCAAGCTAG
- a CDS encoding dihydrofolate reductase family protein encodes MRRLIVSTFVSLDGVMQAPGGPEEDPTGGFTLGGWMWNLSDESMDLSAAGFDGSDRELVLGRRTYEIFEAYWPYQPDDHPIAKTFNATKKYVASRTLTTLHWHNSTLLSGDVVSAIIALKAQPGPDLQIIGSSHLIQTLQPASLIDEYNLWTFPVVLGRGKRLLGETAKPFALRLVRSQVSTTGVVMSTYVPDGDIQPDAMALGQSLTSASTGPSEKELTRRQKMANETW; translated from the coding sequence ATGAGAAGGCTGATTGTATCTACGTTTGTGTCGCTTGACGGCGTCATGCAGGCACCCGGTGGCCCAGAAGAAGATCCAACGGGTGGTTTTACCCTGGGCGGCTGGATGTGGAATTTATCGGACGAGAGCATGGACCTCTCAGCAGCGGGTTTCGACGGTAGCGATCGGGAACTGGTGCTCGGTCGTAGAACCTATGAGATATTCGAAGCGTACTGGCCCTACCAGCCCGACGACCACCCGATCGCAAAGACGTTCAATGCCACCAAAAAGTACGTGGCTTCGCGCACCTTGACGACGCTCCATTGGCACAACTCGACCCTGCTTTCCGGCGATGTCGTCTCGGCCATCATTGCGCTCAAAGCCCAACCCGGCCCTGACCTGCAAATTATCGGCAGCAGCCATTTGATTCAAACACTACAGCCCGCATCCCTGATAGACGAGTACAACCTGTGGACTTTCCCAGTGGTGCTGGGGCGAGGCAAGCGTCTCTTGGGCGAGACGGCCAAGCCCTTTGCGCTGCGACTCGTGCGCTCTCAGGTTTCGACCACTGGCGTGGTGATGAGCACCTATGTACCCGATGGTGATATCCAGCCCGATGCGATGGCCCTGGGCCAGTCTTTGACCAGCGCGAGTACCGGGCCGAGTGAGAAAGAGTTAACTCGACGCCAAAAGATGGCGAATGAAACGTGGTGA